One genomic region from Microcystis panniformis FACHB-1757 encodes:
- a CDS encoding type II toxin-antitoxin system HicB family antitoxin → MQLKLTKIFQKVPEGYIGFVEELPGANTQGETLEETRSNLEEAIELVLEANRMLAEEQLQGQEVIRESVTFWAA, encoded by the coding sequence ATGCAACTAAAACTAACAAAAATATTCCAGAAAGTTCCCGAAGGCTATATTGGTTTTGTCGAAGAATTGCCAGGAGCTAATACTCAAGGAGAGACTCTAGAAGAAACTAGAAGCAATTTAGAAGAAGCAATTGAGCTAGTTTTAGAAGCTAATCGTATGTTAGCTGAAGAGCAACTGCAAGGACAAGAAGTGATTCGAGAGTCTGTTACTTTCTGGGCTGCATGA
- a CDS encoding type II toxin-antitoxin system RelE/ParE family toxin: protein MKVFWTETAVNHLSSIYNYISQNSPQYAQRLVERLTRRSEQIANFPFSGRLVPEFETEQIREVIEGSYRIIYYIKPEQIDVIAVLHAARNIENPQD from the coding sequence ATGAAAGTTTTCTGGACAGAAACCGCCGTTAATCATTTATCATCCATCTACAACTACATATCACAAAACTCCCCTCAATATGCTCAAAGACTGGTGGAAAGATTGACCAGACGCTCAGAACAGATTGCTAATTTTCCCTTTTCGGGTCGTCTTGTTCCGGAGTTTGAAACTGAGCAGATCCGAGAAGTTATCGAGGGTTCTTATCGCATAATTTATTATATCAAGCCTGAGCAAATCGATGTTATTGCGGTACTTCATGCTGCCCGAAACATTGAAAATCCACAAGATTAA
- a CDS encoding DUF7689 domain-containing protein has protein sequence MCIVIINGDSHITSRRTPYYNSFAWAVNDQERWWFPDRFETEYWPAGIPRENTLSAFIDAYRTEHFEVCPIGDPNLEFSPNGFFVEKIAIYTINGSPSHACRQLNTGRWTSKIGVREDVRHEFVEHFIVEIEGIPDILNLGNRSIIMRRIHH, from the coding sequence ATGTGTATTGTAATCATTAACGGTGATAGTCATATAACCAGTCGGAGAACTCCTTATTACAATTCCTTTGCTTGGGCAGTAAATGATCAAGAGCGTTGGTGGTTTCCCGATCGATTTGAGACTGAATATTGGCCAGCTGGAATACCAAGGGAGAACACTCTAAGTGCCTTCATAGATGCCTATAGGACCGAGCATTTTGAAGTTTGCCCAATTGGTGATCCTAATTTAGAGTTTAGTCCTAACGGTTTTTTTGTTGAAAAAATCGCTATTTATACTATTAATGGTAGTCCCTCTCACGCCTGTCGGCAATTAAACACTGGAAGATGGACGAGTAAAATAGGAGTTCGTGAAGATGTACGACATGAATTTGTGGAACATTTTATTGTAGAAATTGAAGGGATACCTGATATTCTTAATCTTGGAAACCGCAGCATTATTATGAGGAGAATACATCATTAA
- a CDS encoding DUF433 domain-containing protein encodes MIRELDRITVNPQICLGQPMIRGMRITVGFVLKLLASQLSIQEILEAYPELEEEDIRQALNYAAWAVSDYIVSFTSAAVTHR; translated from the coding sequence GTGATTAGAGAGCTAGACCGTATTACTGTTAATCCACAAATATGTCTTGGACAGCCAATGATTCGAGGAATGCGTATCACTGTAGGATTTGTTTTGAAACTGTTGGCTAGTCAGTTATCTATTCAGGAAATCTTAGAGGCTTATCCAGAGTTGGAGGAGGAAGATATTCGTCAGGCTCTTAATTATGCAGCTTGGGCTGTATCCGATTATATCGTTAGCTTCACTTCAGCAGCCGTAACGCACCGCTAA
- a CDS encoding type II toxin-antitoxin system HicA family toxin, which translates to MKRINLIRHLEAYGCEFLREGGNHTIYVNRVNQKSSAIPRHREINEFLTRKICRDLQIPEP; encoded by the coding sequence ATGAAACGTATAAACTTAATTCGTCATTTAGAAGCTTATGGCTGTGAATTCTTAAGAGAAGGCGGCAATCATACGATTTATGTAAATCGTGTCAATCAGAAATCTTCAGCCATTCCGCGCCATCGTGAAATCAATGAATTCTTGACGCGAAAAATTTGTCGAGATTTACAAATACCAGAACCATGA
- a CDS encoding GAF domain-containing protein, which yields MPESLQGEKCDDTATKANQFLNTRNDLISYQTKRLDNLSDFEQLEQALMNFTSNKKDTVKYILKKVCEEAKCQVAAIFLISKDDVLERFAIQGKDVNGEPIDDTWLQEERYAKGESFTGSAANPSDGSYGKVTGELFQYENLKYRQEYSDKLGKLISAIALPLNGRNKTYGVLRIINKVDDQGNIDDLASFDPCTVAFLAGVASAKLSNIHRDSEINILNYLTYLADIIPVDSFDKYQERMYDEIFKYLVGNETPYKVAILYRKNLSSEVVEVLRFSEVSGVSNSCRVYLEEVGKEFAEKISSNTCQFIEGVHEEKNNNRFIQTDLKHFEDSKLEAFGVFPLFFEGKFIGAIALFFGYKFKLFDNNLSFLQSFSSLLAILVNKQTRAERLREFESLAEDWINETSHLSSTHEAIIHPNYQRIIGMGQDVIPFLLKNLKEPKSLPSRWFWALKAISGEDPVPKDSRGKSKEMIDAWLHWGIRKGYIKGDILMNTKSSI from the coding sequence ATGCCTGAGAGTTTACAAGGTGAGAAATGTGACGATACTGCAACTAAGGCTAATCAATTTTTAAATACTAGAAACGACCTTATAAGTTATCAAACAAAAAGATTAGACAATCTTTCTGATTTTGAACAACTTGAGCAAGCCTTAATGAATTTTACAAGCAATAAGAAAGATACGGTAAAATATATTCTAAAAAAAGTTTGTGAAGAAGCTAAGTGTCAAGTTGCAGCGATTTTTTTAATCTCTAAGGATGATGTACTAGAGCGTTTTGCCATTCAAGGCAAAGACGTTAATGGTGAGCCAATAGATGATACATGGCTACAAGAAGAGAGGTATGCGAAAGGGGAGAGTTTCACTGGCAGCGCTGCTAATCCATCTGATGGATCATATGGGAAGGTTACTGGAGAGCTTTTCCAGTATGAAAATTTGAAGTATAGGCAGGAATATTCTGATAAGCTAGGCAAATTAATCTCTGCCATTGCCTTACCTTTGAATGGACGAAACAAAACCTATGGAGTATTGAGAATTATAAACAAAGTTGATGATCAGGGCAATATTGACGATCTGGCAAGCTTTGATCCCTGTACAGTAGCTTTCTTAGCAGGAGTCGCCTCTGCTAAACTATCTAATATTCACAGGGATTCTGAGATTAATATACTCAATTACTTGACATACCTTGCAGATATTATCCCAGTTGATTCCTTTGACAAGTATCAAGAAAGGATGTATGACGAAATTTTCAAATACTTAGTCGGCAACGAGACTCCATATAAAGTTGCCATTCTTTACAGAAAAAACTTGTCTTCTGAAGTAGTGGAAGTTTTACGATTTTCTGAAGTATCTGGAGTAAGTAATTCATGTCGAGTTTATCTTGAAGAGGTTGGAAAGGAGTTTGCAGAAAAAATCTCTTCAAATACTTGTCAATTTATTGAAGGAGTACATGAGGAGAAAAACAATAATCGGTTTATTCAAACTGATTTAAAACATTTTGAAGATTCAAAACTTGAAGCCTTTGGCGTTTTCCCACTTTTCTTTGAGGGAAAATTCATCGGAGCTATTGCTCTATTTTTTGGATATAAGTTCAAGCTATTCGATAATAATCTTAGCTTTTTACAAAGTTTTTCTTCTTTACTTGCCATATTAGTTAACAAACAAACTCGGGCAGAGAGACTAAGGGAGTTTGAAAGTCTTGCTGAAGATTGGATTAATGAAACAAGTCATTTATCCTCAACCCATGAGGCGATTATACATCCTAACTATCAGAGAATTATTGGAATGGGGCAAGATGTTATACCATTTTTGCTCAAAAATCTTAAAGAGCCAAAAAGCCTTCCTAGCCGTTGGTTTTGGGCATTAAAAGCTATTTCTGGTGAAGATCCGGTTCCTAAAGACAGCCGGGGTAAGTCTAAGGAGATGATCGATGCTTGGTTGCACTGGGGTATCCGAAAGGGATATATTAAAGGGGATATATTAATGAACACTAAATCATCTATTTAA
- a CDS encoding class I SAM-dependent methyltransferase, with amino-acid sequence MENNQLIERRFDGKIGDDYSLWQSARPHLKKLRQELVKLLINYQNSCPKESLILEIGCGDGELTEMILSEAKNIKIIAIDNEPSMIQKIRSRLSHYLSQDTLVVIQDDVLNFLQSYPLNNFNFIVSGFTFHNMLALYRFQVFQLLYSRLLIGGKLLDADKIAQRGEQHNRDIKWQYDKFFEVLVSAERFDLLKEVMLHYTTDEQPNRIRYEDETISELSEIGFQEVTLYLRQYMDALIIASK; translated from the coding sequence ATGGAAAATAATCAACTTATAGAAAGAAGGTTTGACGGCAAGATAGGTGATGATTATAGTCTCTGGCAATCTGCTCGTCCTCATCTTAAAAAGTTAAGACAAGAGTTAGTCAAACTACTAATTAACTATCAAAACTCTTGCCCAAAGGAATCGCTGATCCTAGAAATTGGGTGTGGCGATGGAGAATTAACTGAGATGATCCTATCTGAAGCAAAAAATATTAAGATAATCGCTATCGATAACGAACCTTCGATGATTCAAAAAATCCGCTCAAGGCTTTCACATTACCTATCTCAAGATACTCTTGTTGTTATTCAGGATGATGTTTTAAACTTTTTGCAAAGTTATCCTTTGAATAACTTTAATTTTATTGTTTCTGGATTCACTTTTCACAATATGTTGGCACTCTATCGTTTTCAAGTATTTCAACTATTATATAGTCGGCTTCTCATTGGAGGTAAGTTATTAGACGCTGATAAAATCGCGCAAAGAGGTGAACAGCATAACCGTGATATAAAGTGGCAATATGATAAATTCTTTGAAGTCCTTGTATCTGCTGAAAGGTTCGATCTCCTGAAAGAGGTTATGTTGCACTATACTACGGATGAACAACCTAATAGAATACGCTATGAAGATGAAACAATCTCTGAACTTTCAGAAATTGGATTTCAAGAAGTTACCTTATACTTACGTCAATATATGGATGCACTGATTATAGCCTCTAAATAG
- a CDS encoding NAD(P)-dependent oxidoreductase, translated as MSQKIAFLGLGVMGAPMTTNLVRQGFAVNAWNRTPEAPGITIAGAAGANICSNIAAAVRDAEIVFTCVGDVPDVEAVILGPGGVVESAAVGTLVVDMSTIGSQAARMIGKKLEENNLRFLDAPVSGGDIGAKNGTLTIMVGGKEADFQTCLPCFQAMGKTIRWCGEIGNGQAVKLCNQVLGAVHMVALCEALKMAKIQGLDPNLVIEVCKTGAAGSWALENLGPKILAQDLQPAFMIEHILKDLRLVKETAQTAGEILPGTDLAETLFKVVAELDEGKGIKQGTQAMIRAYD; from the coding sequence ATGAGTCAAAAAATTGCCTTTTTAGGATTAGGAGTAATGGGAGCGCCGATGACGACTAATCTTGTCCGTCAGGGTTTTGCTGTCAATGCTTGGAATCGTACCCCAGAAGCGCCGGGGATAACCATTGCTGGGGCAGCTGGTGCGAACATTTGTTCTAATATTGCCGCCGCCGTCAGGGATGCCGAGATTGTCTTTACCTGCGTCGGGGATGTGCCTGACGTGGAAGCGGTAATTTTGGGACCGGGGGGTGTCGTGGAATCGGCAGCGGTGGGAACTCTGGTGGTGGATATGAGTACCATTGGCTCTCAAGCCGCTAGGATGATTGGTAAAAAGCTAGAGGAAAATAATCTCCGTTTTCTCGATGCTCCCGTTTCTGGGGGCGATATTGGGGCGAAAAACGGCACTTTAACCATTATGGTGGGGGGGAAAGAAGCGGATTTTCAGACTTGTTTGCCCTGTTTTCAAGCCATGGGCAAAACTATTCGCTGGTGTGGCGAAATTGGCAACGGACAAGCGGTAAAACTCTGTAATCAAGTCTTGGGGGCGGTTCACATGGTGGCACTGTGTGAGGCTCTAAAAATGGCAAAAATTCAAGGATTAGACCCCAATTTAGTCATAGAAGTCTGTAAAACGGGGGCGGCAGGTTCTTGGGCGTTGGAAAATTTGGGACCAAAAATCCTCGCCCAAGATTTACAGCCGGCTTTTATGATTGAACATATTTTGAAAGATTTGCGATTAGTCAAAGAAACTGCCCAGACAGCCGGGGAAATTCTGCCCGGGACAGATTTAGCGGAAACTCTATTTAAAGTAGTAGCGGAATTGGACGAAGGCAAGGGCATTAAACAGGGAACCCAAGCGATGATTCGTGCCTACGATTAA
- a CDS encoding BRCT domain-containing protein produces MLNELIYEGLGLSAVFGGLFLWSRSGFVSKNTALLAAQAQLQQSNADLLAQVKGLDVAQSELKDENQQLHAKIIYIEQHSAQLQHKATDLENSLQSLQQAVQIGESEIEQLKTTAKEIEAEKAGLMEQLEGEKAQITSLEAQIQTLEQQKGEINRQFDLTKKQTTSLYSQIQTLEQDKTLLQQELEKAEELRAKVADLEHKNRELSDLAAQIPSWQGQIQTLEQNLAHQTEQYERGQQEIASLQGQITGLEQEKKSLSEDLAASQTRSLSLGQECDNLTIKLQETVAQVAAITDEKDSLGARLEAAKLELQALEVQKGELSAELTTAAEKIADLKGELQELTQLPPQLADSQAKIADLEGQLQELTQLPQQLADSQAKIADLEGQLQELTQLPQQLETYRENISNLEIQLHQLSAEKDQLETTTSRHIEELSQQNRQLTQDLEAQKTAAKALEKEKIKFEGELGTKQEEIAALEVKIQNLQQERDDFSKQTTPITTNEPEAIISETPVVEEQETPSVIAEETPPVIAEETPVVAAEKIPVADTSLEVQPAAEIVQTSQESAENTLRGKSLVILGTFSKISREKAKSLIINVGGTVTGSPSANTDYILLGKAPGEKLKKAQKLGIKTISEAQFLQMVES; encoded by the coding sequence ATGCTCAACGAATTAATTTATGAGGGATTAGGTTTAAGTGCTGTTTTCGGAGGACTATTCCTCTGGTCGCGCTCTGGTTTCGTCAGCAAAAATACCGCCCTTTTAGCCGCACAAGCGCAATTACAGCAAAGTAACGCAGATTTGTTGGCTCAAGTCAAGGGTTTAGACGTGGCGCAATCAGAGTTAAAAGACGAAAATCAGCAGCTGCACGCCAAAATAATTTACATAGAACAACATTCCGCCCAATTACAGCACAAAGCTACGGATTTAGAAAATTCTCTCCAGTCCCTCCAGCAAGCTGTCCAGATAGGTGAGAGTGAAATTGAACAACTGAAAACCACCGCTAAGGAAATAGAAGCGGAGAAAGCTGGTCTGATGGAGCAGTTAGAGGGAGAAAAAGCCCAAATTACTAGCCTAGAGGCACAGATTCAAACTTTAGAGCAGCAAAAAGGTGAAATTAACCGTCAATTTGATTTGACCAAAAAACAGACCACCTCTCTCTATAGTCAAATTCAGACCCTAGAACAGGATAAAACTCTCTTACAGCAAGAGCTAGAAAAAGCCGAGGAATTAAGGGCAAAAGTGGCCGATTTAGAGCATAAAAACCGAGAATTAAGCGATTTAGCCGCCCAAATTCCCAGCTGGCAAGGTCAAATTCAAACCTTAGAACAGAATCTGGCTCACCAAACAGAACAGTATGAGCGAGGACAGCAAGAAATAGCCAGCTTACAGGGTCAAATTACTGGGTTAGAGCAGGAAAAAAAGTCTCTCAGCGAAGATTTAGCCGCAAGTCAAACTCGATCGCTCTCTTTAGGGCAAGAATGCGACAATTTAACTATAAAACTGCAAGAAACCGTCGCTCAAGTGGCGGCCATAACCGACGAAAAGGACAGTCTCGGCGCTCGTCTCGAAGCAGCTAAACTGGAGTTACAAGCTTTAGAAGTCCAGAAAGGGGAATTATCGGCAGAATTAACCACTGCTGCCGAAAAAATTGCTGATTTAAAAGGTGAATTACAGGAATTAACCCAGTTACCGCCACAATTGGCTGATTCTCAGGCAAAAATTGCTGATTTAGAAGGGCAATTACAGGAATTAACCCAGTTACCCCAACAATTGGCTGATTCTCAGGCAAAAATTGCTGATTTAGAAGGGCAATTACAGGAATTAACCCAGTTACCGCAACAGCTAGAAACCTATCGGGAAAACATTTCTAATTTAGAGATTCAACTACACCAGTTAAGTGCCGAAAAAGACCAATTAGAAACCACAACTTCCCGTCATATCGAGGAATTAAGCCAACAAAATCGCCAACTAACTCAAGATTTAGAAGCCCAAAAAACGGCAGCTAAAGCTTTAGAAAAAGAAAAAATTAAGTTCGAGGGTGAGTTAGGAACTAAGCAAGAAGAAATCGCCGCTTTAGAGGTTAAAATTCAAAACCTACAGCAAGAAAGAGACGATTTCTCTAAACAAACTACCCCTATTACCACTAATGAACCAGAAGCAATTATTAGTGAAACTCCGGTAGTAGAAGAGCAGGAAACCCCCTCGGTGATTGCCGAGGAAACTCCCCCGGTGATTGCCGAGGAAACTCCGGTAGTAGCAGCAGAAAAAATACCGGTTGCCGATACAAGTTTAGAAGTGCAACCCGCAGCGGAGATAGTCCAAACCAGTCAAGAATCCGCCGAAAATACCCTAAGGGGAAAAAGCCTAGTTATACTAGGAACCTTCAGCAAAATCAGTCGCGAGAAAGCGAAATCATTGATTATTAATGTCGGTGGTACTGTTACCGGTTCCCCCAGTGCGAATACTGATTATATTCTCCTCGGTAAAGCTCCCGGTGAGAAACTCAAAAAGGCTCAAAAATTAGGCATAAAAACCATTTCAGAAGCCCAATTTCTGCAAATGGTAGAATCCTAA
- a CDS encoding type II toxin-antitoxin system CcdA family antitoxin, with protein sequence MNDNATPTQRTAEKVEIAIHLDSEVLEQIKHLTNDPSRIIETAIKQWLRGEKQPDEDLTRHLRRNPPVPPKGEWND encoded by the coding sequence ATGAACGACAATGCTACACCGACTCAGCGCACGGCGGAGAAAGTTGAAATCGCTATTCACCTTGACTCGGAAGTTTTAGAACAGATTAAACACCTGACTAACGATCCTAGTCGCATTATCGAAACAGCGATTAAACAGTGGCTAAGAGGAGAGAAACAACCGGATGAGGACTTAACCCGCCATCTTCGACGCAATCCTCCCGTACCACCCAAAGGGGAATGGAATGACTAA
- a CDS encoding CHAT domain-containing protein: MRILHIDLQERGSNRVEFRFFWDNPNQTRTYTRCLSEIDNLSKKADTDYYTRLPKDHARTGQGLYRWLDGTERILQSELDSHRGEEIIVLAISTSKRLVHLPWELLHDGQGFLVSKYPAIVPLRWMKTGNERLLTVDNNAQDRALNVVFMASSAKGVTPILDFEAEEGKILKATRGKPLSLTVEESGCIKELGELIVSKDREYFDVIHLSGHATIKDQKPYFITETEYGDRQDTSAEDIARELQFNLPKLLFLSGCRTGYSDGDEILSMAEKLLEKGAKAVLGWGQPVRDNEAADTAAILYEKLSQGFTLSESLAFAYQKLLGNQARDWHCLRLYVRESIPEALVRRGQKKPLPPVSVVDQFVDPETKYLRVATRETFIGRRRDLQDCLQVLKKPFDDSKAIRKAGVFLQGFGGNGKSTLAARLCDRLPDYTKLVWHQQIDQTSLVNTLAKKLDRPQRQILLDSNEDLDYRLKNVFDVFGQLNQPLLLILDDFEWNLECPSASDDYILKAGVAPLLQALVEAIQETNYYHRLIITSRYTFSSPLLEEFYHLESLPSFKYKESDLEKKLRRLEHFSSGKIDKNYIERALNLADGNPRLLEWLNNEVLSSGEIDTKLRSFENESDVTWRDKIVWRLEEKPQLLTDEALEKVVSNCLIYEIPVPLAALEAVCQSVPNYQKKLQQAQDKGLIEVIHNEDRETLYRASHIKHINPHIELPKDASKLSDLAGTAAKALTELWGNKENKNEERWREIFRLAFAETENPERFREQFDKMISVQYHKEADRAYEKELRKQREHLIENQEQIYQKLEEYLKQQDWKKADYETAFIMYQWMIIENYNDFYDLFSQVSLDVINEIDRLWVKYSEGKFGIKRQAKIYRDLGGTEEYNREVWGSFGDCIGWRKGGIWLELENIEYPATADLSDFTFPILIYHHFYQGGGGGIVYGARRISTLASRLESQNI; the protein is encoded by the coding sequence ATGAGGATACTGCATATTGACCTTCAGGAGAGGGGTAGCAATAGGGTTGAGTTCCGATTTTTCTGGGATAACCCCAACCAGACTCGTACCTACACAAGATGCTTGAGTGAAATAGACAACCTAAGTAAAAAGGCCGACACCGATTACTATACCCGTTTACCGAAAGACCACGCCAGAACAGGACAAGGTTTGTACCGATGGTTAGATGGTACGGAGCGCATCCTCCAGAGCGAATTAGATAGCCACCGGGGAGAGGAAATAATAGTTCTGGCTATCAGCACCAGCAAAAGATTAGTCCATCTACCCTGGGAATTATTACACGATGGTCAGGGTTTTCTGGTGTCTAAGTATCCCGCTATTGTTCCCCTGCGGTGGATGAAAACCGGTAATGAAAGGCTGTTAACTGTGGACAACAACGCGCAGGATCGAGCCTTAAATGTGGTTTTCATGGCAAGTTCTGCTAAGGGTGTAACGCCTATACTAGATTTTGAGGCAGAAGAAGGGAAGATCCTCAAAGCAACTAGAGGAAAACCCCTATCTTTAACCGTTGAAGAGAGCGGATGTATTAAAGAATTAGGCGAATTGATAGTCAGTAAAGATAGGGAATATTTCGATGTTATCCACTTGAGCGGACACGCCACCATCAAGGATCAGAAACCCTATTTTATTACCGAGACGGAATACGGAGATAGGCAAGATACCAGCGCCGAAGATATTGCCAGAGAATTACAGTTTAATTTACCCAAGCTTTTGTTTTTATCAGGGTGTCGGACAGGCTACTCCGATGGTGATGAGATCCTTTCGATGGCCGAGAAGTTATTAGAAAAAGGGGCTAAAGCTGTTTTGGGGTGGGGTCAACCCGTCAGGGATAACGAAGCTGCTGACACGGCGGCCATCCTCTATGAAAAGCTTTCCCAAGGCTTTACTTTAAGCGAGTCGTTAGCTTTTGCCTATCAGAAATTATTGGGAAATCAGGCCAGGGATTGGCATTGTTTACGCCTCTATGTGAGGGAAAGTATCCCAGAAGCTTTGGTAAGGAGAGGACAGAAAAAACCTTTACCTCCCGTATCCGTTGTTGACCAATTTGTGGACCCAGAAACGAAATATTTGCGGGTAGCCACACGGGAAACTTTTATCGGTCGCCGCCGTGATCTTCAGGATTGCTTGCAAGTGCTGAAAAAACCCTTTGATGATTCTAAAGCAATTCGTAAAGCTGGGGTTTTCCTGCAAGGTTTTGGTGGTAACGGGAAAAGTACCCTCGCCGCTCGTCTGTGCGATCGCCTTCCAGACTATACTAAGCTTGTCTGGCATCAACAAATTGATCAAACTAGCTTGGTTAATACCCTAGCTAAAAAATTAGACCGTCCACAACGTCAAATCCTTCTGGATTCTAATGAGGATTTAGACTATCGCTTAAAGAATGTTTTTGATGTTTTTGGTCAGTTAAACCAGCCTCTTTTGCTTATTCTTGATGATTTCGAGTGGAACTTAGAATGTCCTTCAGCCAGCGATGACTATATCCTTAAAGCAGGGGTAGCCCCCCTATTACAAGCTCTCGTTGAGGCGATACAGGAAACCAATTACTATCATCGCCTGATTATTACCTCGCGCTATACCTTCAGTTCCCCTCTATTAGAGGAATTTTATCATCTGGAGTCTTTGCCTTCTTTCAAATACAAAGAGTCCGATTTAGAAAAGAAACTGCGGCGGTTAGAGCATTTTAGTTCAGGTAAGATTGATAAAAACTATATAGAAAGAGCTTTAAATCTTGCTGATGGCAACCCCCGTCTGTTGGAATGGCTCAACAATGAGGTTTTAAGTTCAGGGGAGATAGATACAAAGTTGCGGTCATTTGAGAATGAATCTGATGTTACTTGGCGCGATAAGATAGTCTGGCGGTTAGAGGAAAAACCTCAACTCTTGACGGATGAAGCTCTTGAAAAAGTGGTCAGTAATTGCCTAATCTATGAAATTCCTGTCCCTTTGGCTGCTTTAGAAGCGGTTTGTCAATCGGTTCCCAACTATCAGAAAAAATTACAACAAGCACAAGATAAAGGTTTGATCGAGGTAATCCACAATGAAGATAGAGAAACCCTCTACCGCGCCTCCCACATCAAACATATTAACCCCCATATCGAGCTTCCCAAAGATGCAAGTAAGCTTTCTGATTTAGCGGGAACAGCAGCCAAGGCTTTAACCGAACTTTGGGGGAATAAAGAAAACAAAAATGAGGAAAGATGGCGCGAGATTTTCCGTCTAGCTTTTGCAGAGACAGAAAACCCTGAAAGATTTAGGGAACAATTCGACAAGATGATCTCGGTACAATATCACAAAGAGGCTGATCGCGCCTACGAAAAAGAACTGAGAAAACAGAGGGAACATCTCATAGAAAACCAAGAACAAATCTATCAAAAGTTAGAGGAGTACCTAAAGCAACAGGATTGGAAAAAAGCCGACTACGAAACCGCTTTCATTATGTACCAGTGGATGATCATAGAAAATTATAATGACTTCTACGACCTTTTTAGTCAGGTATCCCTAGATGTAATCAATGAAATTGACCGTCTCTGGGTGAAATACAGCGAAGGGAAATTTGGTATTAAGAGACAGGCGAAAATTTACCGTGACCTTGGGGGGACAGAAGAATATAATCGGGAAGTATGGGGTAGTTTTGGCGATTGCATAGGTTGGCGAAAAGGAGGTATATGGTTGGAGCTTGAAAATATAGAATATCCTGCCACAGCAGACTTGAGCGACTTTACATTTCCAATTCTTATATACCATCACTTTTACCAAGGTGGGGGTGGGGGAATTGTTTATGGAGCGAGGAGAATTTCTACGTTAGCTTCAAGACTTGAATCCCAAAATATTTAA
- a CDS encoding DUF3782 domain-containing protein, translated as MSDAVTLADIYKLFERTEAQFAEFQKEADRRSAEADRRSAEADRRSAEADRSREEANRTMEELKKQVQETTKAVNNLTTRWGRFVEEMVEPAVVRLFQERGIDVTQTMSRLKSKRSGAAMEIDIVAVNGSELVAVECKSRLSRDDVDDFVSRLQRFKVAFPQFREFRVYGAVAGIEIDQGIDVYAYRRGLFVIKQSGETVKIINDAQFQPLGFAEGV; from the coding sequence ATGTCAGACGCTGTAACGCTCGCCGATATTTACAAGTTATTTGAAAGAACTGAGGCCCAATTTGCCGAGTTTCAAAAGGAAGCTGATCGCCGCAGTGCCGAAGCTGATCGCCGCAGTGCCGAAGCTGATCGCCGCAGTGCCGAAGCTGATCGCAGCAGAGAGGAAGCTAATCGCACGATGGAAGAATTAAAAAAACAGGTACAAGAAACGACCAAAGCCGTTAATAACCTAACAACACGCTGGGGTAGATTCGTTGAAGAAATGGTAGAGCCTGCGGTTGTGCGTTTATTTCAGGAACGGGGCATTGATGTCACCCAAACGATGAGTCGCTTGAAAAGTAAGCGTTCTGGGGCGGCAATGGAGATTGATATTGTGGCGGTGAATGGGAGCGAGTTGGTGGCTGTGGAATGTAAATCTCGACTGTCGAGGGATGATGTAGATGATTTTGTCAGCCGATTACAGCGATTTAAGGTTGCTTTCCCCCAATTTCGAGAGTTTCGGGTTTATGGGGCAGTGGCAGGCATTGAAATTGATCAGGGGATAGATGTCTATGCCTATCGGCGCGGTTTGTTTGTGATTAAGCAATCGGGGGAAACGGTTAAAATTATCAATGATGCTCAGTTTCAACCTTTGGGTTTTGCTGAAGGTGTTTAA